A genomic segment from Hyphomicrobiales bacterium encodes:
- a CDS encoding ABC transporter substrate-binding protein: protein MGTHPAFGKVTRRAAMRGLAALFAAPLIGGAPRAVRAAGGPAVAYMKSRVKNDLFAAARAKTTDSFLRAINRHADLDAIARYSLGTYSSRLTPPMSNRLRRGVAGFMARYFAIQANDYPVVRADFLGEYPYGEDDVVVQTRIQLKSGASYSVDWLMSARGHGYKIRDVRVYGLWLSPFQRALFTRYIAENGGDLTALLAALRV from the coding sequence ATGGGCACACACCCCGCATTCGGCAAGGTGACGCGCCGCGCAGCGATGCGCGGTCTTGCTGCCTTGTTCGCAGCGCCGTTGATCGGCGGCGCCCCGCGCGCCGTCCGCGCCGCCGGCGGGCCCGCCGTCGCCTATATGAAGAGCCGCGTCAAGAATGACCTGTTCGCGGCGGCCCGCGCCAAGACCACCGATTCCTTCCTGCGCGCCATCAACCGCCACGCCGACCTCGACGCGATCGCGCGCTATTCGCTGGGCACCTATTCCAGCCGCCTGACCCCGCCCATGAGCAACCGCCTCCGCCGCGGCGTCGCCGGCTTCATGGCCCGCTATTTCGCCATTCAGGCGAACGACTATCCGGTGGTGCGCGCCGACTTCCTGGGCGAATACCCCTATGGCGAGGACGACGTGGTGGTGCAAACGCGCATCCAGCTCAAGTCCGGAGCCTCCTATTCCGTCGATTGGCTGATGTCGGCGCGCGGCCACGGCTACAAGATCCGCGACGTGCGCGTCTACGGTCTCTGGCTGTCGCCGTTTCAGCGCGCGCTGTTCACGCGCTACATCGCCGAAAACGGCGGCGACCTGACGGCACTGCTGGCCGCCCTCAGGGTCTAG